A window of the Salvelinus sp. IW2-2015 linkage group LG3, ASM291031v2, whole genome shotgun sequence genome harbors these coding sequences:
- the LOC111982691 gene encoding liprin-beta-1 isoform X2: protein MMSDASEMLAAALEQMDGIIAGSKAMDYSNGLFDCQSPTSPFLGSLRALHLLEDLRAALEMMDQDEREGLRCQVPDTTADGLVEWLQQGQLTNGHGSAMIYQERLSRVESDKECLVLQVSVLSDQVEVQGEKIRDLDMCLEEHREKLDATEETLQQELLSRSTLETQKLELMTEVSSLKLKLTSVARDLRDSEGLYQEVNDLRFRVTDMENERLQCEKKLKSTKEELQTLQRQLEELRRLKDQATHGVLTPDRTDGEKDVDVLRMKRAMESLMSANNDKDRRIEELQESITRYKKVQDLVKDTLNEDDYDDIQDDRSPSMQVAMDTDQATLAVGEETGRSCDEIPSIAVFSELEQERLIQEPDTDSPPEVPPHSAGSLGHINSNTEQTTIEEPSPPSTSPSNPXSNESFGTKKARSSFGRGFFKMRGGKRTSSAPNLAETERKGTDHLDLAGAPPHKPQGGDSSETLPSSPEAKKKSRGFKKFLGRLKRSHSTSLDLEETEFRRGGVRATAGPRLGWSXDLQHSADDVDAPFAQWSKEQVCVWLQEQGLGLHVAQAQQWIRSGFTLLQASQHDLEKELGIKQPLHRKKLQLALQALGSEEDVSKAKLDHNWVTRWLDDIGLPQYKSQFDEGRVDGRMLHYMTVDDLLSLKVGSVLHHLSIKRGIQVLRLNFYEPNCLRRRPSDENNITPGEISQWTNHRVMEWLRSVDLAEYAPNLRGSGVHGGVMVLEPRFNVESLALLLNIPXNKTLLRRHLATHFHLLIGSAAQRSKQECLENPDYTLLTATAKVKPRRLPFGGFGTLRKKRQEDSEEYVCPMDVEMPKNSSFQGGLRIYEDDLDQMEDSEGAVRQIGAFSEEXDNLTSMLKEDEFFSEVSSRSPEASVTDDDSNL, encoded by the exons ATGATGTCCGACGCCAGTGAGATGTTGGCAGCCGCCTTGGAGCAAATGGATGGGATCATAGCAG GCTCCAAGGCCATGGACTACTCCAATGGGCTGTTTGACTGCCAGTCGCCCACCTCTCCCTTCCTGGGAAGCCTGCGGGCGCTGCACCTGCTGGAGGACCTGCGGGCGGCGCTGGAGATGATGGACCAGGATGAGAGGGAGGGCCTCCGCTGCCAGGTCCCTGACACCACCGCCGACGGCCTAGTGGAGTGGCTGCAGCAGGGACAACTG accaacggacatggttcCGCCATGATCTACCAGGAACGACTGTCACGGGTGGAGAGCGATAAGGAGTGTCTCGTCCTCCAG GTGAGTGTTCTCTCAGACCAGGTGGAGGTGCAGGGGGAGAAGATCAGGGATCTGGACATGTGTctggaggagcacagagagaaACTCGACGCCACTGAAGAAACGCTGCAGCAG GAGCTGTTGAGCAGGTCGACCCTGGAGACCCAGAAGCTGGAGCTGATGACCGAGGTGTCCAGTCTGAAACTGAAGCTGACCAGTGTGGCGAGAGATCTCAGGGATAGTGAG GGGTTGTACCAGGAAGTCAATGACCTGCGGTTCAGGGTGACCGATATGGAGAATGAAAGACTGCAGTGTGAGAAGAAACTTAAATCCACCAAA GAGGAACTGCAGACTCTTCAGAGGCAGCTGGAGGAGCTGAGGAGGCTAAAAGACCAGGCTACACACGGAGTCCTGACCCCAGACAgaacagatggagagaaag ATGTGGATGTGCTGAGGATGAAGAGGGCCATGGAGTCCCTGATGTCAGCTAACAATGACAAG GACCGGAGGATTGAGGAGCTTCAGGAGTCGATCACACGGTACAAAAAGGTCCAGGACTTGGTGAAAG ACACACTGAATGAAGACGATTACGATGACATCCAGGATGACAGATCCCCCTCCATGCAGGTCGCCATGGATACAGACCAGGCCACCCTGGCAGTTGGGGAGGAGACAGGACGGAGCTGTGACGAG ATTCCATCTATTGCAGTGTTTTCAGAGCTGGAGCAGGAGAGACTGATACAGGAACCAGACACAGACAG TCCACCAGAAGTCCCACCACATTCAGCAGGTAGCCTGGGCCACATAAACAGCAACACAGAGCAG ACAACAATTGAGGAGCCCAGCCCCCCATCCACCTCCCCATCAAACCCCASCAGTAATGAAAGCTTTGGGACCAAGAAGGCCCGCTCCTCCTTTGGACGTGGTTTCTTCAAGATGCGTGGAGGCAAGAGGACGTCTAGTGCCCCAAATCTGG CTGAGACCGAGCGTAAGGGCACAGACCACTTGGACTTGGCTGGTGCCCCGCCACACAAACCTCAGGGAGGAGACAGCAGCGAGACCCTACCTTCCTCACCGGAGGCCAAGAAGAAGTCCAGAGGCTTTAAGAAGTTCTTAGGCAG GCTGAAGAGAAGTCACTCCACCTCGCTAGACCTGGAGGAGACCGAGTTCAGGAGGGGAGGAGTCAGAGCCACGGCCGGCCCCCGACTGGGCTGGTCARGTGACCTTCAGCACAGCGCCGA tGATGTGGATGCTCCCTTTGCGCAGTGGAGTaaggagcaggtgtgtgtgtggctgcaggAGCAGGGCCTGGGYCTSCATGTYGCTCAAGCCCAGCAGTGGATCCGCTCAGGATTCACTCTGCTGCAGGCCTCCCAGCACGACCTGGAGAAG GAGTTGGGGATCAAACAGCCCCTCCACAGGAAGAAGCTGCAGTTAGCTCTCCAGGCACTGGGATCAGAGGAGGATGTCAGCAAGGCCAAATTGGACCACAACTGGGTGACCA GATGGCTTGATGACATTGGTCTGCCGCAGTATAAGAGCCAGTTTGATGAGGGGAGGGTCGATGGGAGAATGCTACACTACATGACTGTG GATGACCTGCTGTCTCTAAAGGTGGGCAGTGTTCTCCACCACCTCAGCATCAAGAGAGGCATCCAGGTCCTCCGGCTCAACTTCTACGAGCCCAACTGCCTCCGCCGACGGCCCTCTGACGAG AACAACATCACGCCAGGGGAGATCTCTCAGTGGACCAATCACAGAGTGATGGAGTGGCTGAGATCAGTGGACCTGGCTGAGTACGCTCCTAACCTGAGAGGCAGCGGTGTGCACGGGGGGGTCATG GTGCTGGAGCCTCGCTTCAACGTGGAGTCCCTAGCCCTCCTGCTCAACATCCCTCKCAACAAGACCCTGCTGCGCCGCCACCTGGCCACCCACTTCCACCTGCTCATCGGCTCCGCTGCCCAGCGCAGCAAACAGGAGTGTCTGGAGAACCCTGACTACACCCTGCTCACTGCCACCGCCAAGGTCAAG cccaGAAGGCTGCCATTCGGTGGCTTCGGGACCCTGCGTAAGAAGCGCCAGGAGGACAGCGAGGAGTACGTGTGCCCCATGGATGTGGAGATGCCCAAGAACAGCAGCTTCCAGGGGGGCCTGAGGATCTACGAGGACGACCTGGACCAG ATGGAGGACTCMGAAGGGGCTGTGAGGCAGATAGGAGCATTTTCTGAGGAAATRGACAACCTGACG AGCATGCTGAAGGAGGATGAGTTCTTCAGCGAGGTCTCCTCTCGCTCCCCCGAGGCCAGCGTCACCGATGACGACTCCAACTTGTGA
- the LOC111982691 gene encoding liprin-beta-1 isoform X1, with the protein MMSDASEMLAAALEQMDGIIAGSKAMDYSNGLFDCQSPTSPFLGSLRALHLLEDLRAALEMMDQDEREGLRCQVPDTTADGLVEWLQQGQLTNGHGSAMIYQERLSRVESDKECLVLQVSVLSDQVEVQGEKIRDLDMCLEEHREKLDATEETLQQELLSRSTLETQKLELMTEVSSLKLKLTSVARDLRDSEGLYQEVNDLRFRVTDMENERLQCEKKLKSTKEELQTLQRQLEELRRLKDQATHGVLTPDRTDGEKDVDVLRMKRAMESLMSANNDKDRRIEELQESITRYKKVQDLVKDTLNEDDYDDIQDDRSPSMQVAMDTDQATLAVGEETGRSCDEIPSIAVFSELEQERLIQEPDTDSPPEVPPHSAGSLGHINSNTEQTTIEEPSPPSTSPSNPXSNESFGTKKARSSFGRGFFKMRGGKRTSSAPNLDRSRSASAPTLAETERKGTDHLDLAGAPPHKPQGGDSSETLPSSPEAKKKSRGFKKFLGRLKRSHSTSLDLEETEFRRGGVRATAGPRLGWSXDLQHSADDVDAPFAQWSKEQVCVWLQEQGLGLHVAQAQQWIRSGFTLLQASQHDLEKELGIKQPLHRKKLQLALQALGSEEDVSKAKLDHNWVTRWLDDIGLPQYKSQFDEGRVDGRMLHYMTVDDLLSLKVGSVLHHLSIKRGIQVLRLNFYEPNCLRRRPSDENNITPGEISQWTNHRVMEWLRSVDLAEYAPNLRGSGVHGGVMVLEPRFNVESLALLLNIPXNKTLLRRHLATHFHLLIGSAAQRSKQECLENPDYTLLTATAKVKPRRLPFGGFGTLRKKRQEDSEEYVCPMDVEMPKNSSFQGGLRIYEDDLDQMEDSEGAVRQIGAFSEEXDNLTSMLKEDEFFSEVSSRSPEASVTDDDSNL; encoded by the exons ATGATGTCCGACGCCAGTGAGATGTTGGCAGCCGCCTTGGAGCAAATGGATGGGATCATAGCAG GCTCCAAGGCCATGGACTACTCCAATGGGCTGTTTGACTGCCAGTCGCCCACCTCTCCCTTCCTGGGAAGCCTGCGGGCGCTGCACCTGCTGGAGGACCTGCGGGCGGCGCTGGAGATGATGGACCAGGATGAGAGGGAGGGCCTCCGCTGCCAGGTCCCTGACACCACCGCCGACGGCCTAGTGGAGTGGCTGCAGCAGGGACAACTG accaacggacatggttcCGCCATGATCTACCAGGAACGACTGTCACGGGTGGAGAGCGATAAGGAGTGTCTCGTCCTCCAG GTGAGTGTTCTCTCAGACCAGGTGGAGGTGCAGGGGGAGAAGATCAGGGATCTGGACATGTGTctggaggagcacagagagaaACTCGACGCCACTGAAGAAACGCTGCAGCAG GAGCTGTTGAGCAGGTCGACCCTGGAGACCCAGAAGCTGGAGCTGATGACCGAGGTGTCCAGTCTGAAACTGAAGCTGACCAGTGTGGCGAGAGATCTCAGGGATAGTGAG GGGTTGTACCAGGAAGTCAATGACCTGCGGTTCAGGGTGACCGATATGGAGAATGAAAGACTGCAGTGTGAGAAGAAACTTAAATCCACCAAA GAGGAACTGCAGACTCTTCAGAGGCAGCTGGAGGAGCTGAGGAGGCTAAAAGACCAGGCTACACACGGAGTCCTGACCCCAGACAgaacagatggagagaaag ATGTGGATGTGCTGAGGATGAAGAGGGCCATGGAGTCCCTGATGTCAGCTAACAATGACAAG GACCGGAGGATTGAGGAGCTTCAGGAGTCGATCACACGGTACAAAAAGGTCCAGGACTTGGTGAAAG ACACACTGAATGAAGACGATTACGATGACATCCAGGATGACAGATCCCCCTCCATGCAGGTCGCCATGGATACAGACCAGGCCACCCTGGCAGTTGGGGAGGAGACAGGACGGAGCTGTGACGAG ATTCCATCTATTGCAGTGTTTTCAGAGCTGGAGCAGGAGAGACTGATACAGGAACCAGACACAGACAG TCCACCAGAAGTCCCACCACATTCAGCAGGTAGCCTGGGCCACATAAACAGCAACACAGAGCAG ACAACAATTGAGGAGCCCAGCCCCCCATCCACCTCCCCATCAAACCCCASCAGTAATGAAAGCTTTGGGACCAAGAAGGCCCGCTCCTCCTTTGGACGTGGTTTCTTCAAGATGCGTGGAGGCAAGAGGACGTCTAGTGCCCCAAATCTGG ATCGCAGCCGGAGTGCGAGTGCGCCTACgttgg CTGAGACCGAGCGTAAGGGCACAGACCACTTGGACTTGGCTGGTGCCCCGCCACACAAACCTCAGGGAGGAGACAGCAGCGAGACCCTACCTTCCTCACCGGAGGCCAAGAAGAAGTCCAGAGGCTTTAAGAAGTTCTTAGGCAG GCTGAAGAGAAGTCACTCCACCTCGCTAGACCTGGAGGAGACCGAGTTCAGGAGGGGAGGAGTCAGAGCCACGGCCGGCCCCCGACTGGGCTGGTCARGTGACCTTCAGCACAGCGCCGA tGATGTGGATGCTCCCTTTGCGCAGTGGAGTaaggagcaggtgtgtgtgtggctgcaggAGCAGGGCCTGGGYCTSCATGTYGCTCAAGCCCAGCAGTGGATCCGCTCAGGATTCACTCTGCTGCAGGCCTCCCAGCACGACCTGGAGAAG GAGTTGGGGATCAAACAGCCCCTCCACAGGAAGAAGCTGCAGTTAGCTCTCCAGGCACTGGGATCAGAGGAGGATGTCAGCAAGGCCAAATTGGACCACAACTGGGTGACCA GATGGCTTGATGACATTGGTCTGCCGCAGTATAAGAGCCAGTTTGATGAGGGGAGGGTCGATGGGAGAATGCTACACTACATGACTGTG GATGACCTGCTGTCTCTAAAGGTGGGCAGTGTTCTCCACCACCTCAGCATCAAGAGAGGCATCCAGGTCCTCCGGCTCAACTTCTACGAGCCCAACTGCCTCCGCCGACGGCCCTCTGACGAG AACAACATCACGCCAGGGGAGATCTCTCAGTGGACCAATCACAGAGTGATGGAGTGGCTGAGATCAGTGGACCTGGCTGAGTACGCTCCTAACCTGAGAGGCAGCGGTGTGCACGGGGGGGTCATG GTGCTGGAGCCTCGCTTCAACGTGGAGTCCCTAGCCCTCCTGCTCAACATCCCTCKCAACAAGACCCTGCTGCGCCGCCACCTGGCCACCCACTTCCACCTGCTCATCGGCTCCGCTGCCCAGCGCAGCAAACAGGAGTGTCTGGAGAACCCTGACTACACCCTGCTCACTGCCACCGCCAAGGTCAAG cccaGAAGGCTGCCATTCGGTGGCTTCGGGACCCTGCGTAAGAAGCGCCAGGAGGACAGCGAGGAGTACGTGTGCCCCATGGATGTGGAGATGCCCAAGAACAGCAGCTTCCAGGGGGGCCTGAGGATCTACGAGGACGACCTGGACCAG ATGGAGGACTCMGAAGGGGCTGTGAGGCAGATAGGAGCATTTTCTGAGGAAATRGACAACCTGACG AGCATGCTGAAGGAGGATGAGTTCTTCAGCGAGGTCTCCTCTCGCTCCCCCGAGGCCAGCGTCACCGATGACGACTCCAACTTGTGA